In Bacillota bacterium, one DNA window encodes the following:
- a CDS encoding acetyl-CoA C-acetyltransferase yields MAETVILSGARTPFGRFGGALRDVPAVELGAVAIRGALERGGARGEQVDYVFMGMVLQAGAGQIPSRQAAWRAGIPWEVPSDTVNKVCASGLRAANLADALIRLGEASLVVAGGMESMSGAPFLVQGARWGLRMGDGQLVDVAVHDGLTCPFGGVHMGVYGSEVAAEFGVGREEQDAWAYRSHVRALAAIDDGRMGEEVVPVTVPQRKGDPLRVTTDEGPRRDTSLEALARLKPAFQPDGTVTAGNAPGLNDGAAALLLASRERAEELGVRPLATVVSQGQVSAEPRYLHTVPWLAAKKALEKAGVRPEEVALWEINEAFAAVTLVSMKLGGLDPERVNVDGGAVALGHPVGASGARILLHLVYELRRRGGGYGVAAICSGGGQGEATLVRVEP; encoded by the coding sequence GTGGCCGAGACGGTGATCCTGAGCGGCGCGCGGACGCCCTTCGGTCGCTTCGGCGGGGCGCTGCGCGACGTGCCGGCCGTGGAGCTGGGGGCGGTCGCCATCCGCGGGGCGCTGGAACGGGGCGGCGCCCGCGGCGAGCAGGTCGACTACGTCTTCATGGGCATGGTGCTGCAGGCCGGCGCGGGGCAGATCCCCTCGCGCCAGGCGGCCTGGAGGGCGGGCATCCCCTGGGAGGTCCCCTCCGACACCGTCAACAAGGTCTGCGCCTCGGGGCTCCGCGCGGCCAACCTGGCCGACGCGCTGATCCGCCTGGGCGAGGCCTCGCTGGTGGTGGCGGGGGGCATGGAGAGCATGTCCGGGGCGCCCTTCCTGGTGCAGGGGGCGCGCTGGGGACTGCGCATGGGCGACGGGCAGCTGGTGGACGTGGCGGTTCACGACGGTCTCACCTGCCCCTTCGGCGGCGTGCACATGGGCGTCTACGGCAGCGAGGTGGCCGCCGAGTTCGGCGTCGGCCGCGAGGAGCAGGACGCCTGGGCCTACCGTTCGCACGTGCGCGCGCTGGCCGCCATCGACGACGGTCGCATGGGCGAGGAGGTCGTCCCCGTCACCGTCCCCCAGAGGAAGGGGGACCCCCTCCGGGTGACCACCGACGAGGGGCCGCGGCGGGACACCAGCCTCGAGGCGCTGGCGCGGCTGAAGCCCGCCTTCCAGCCGGACGGGACGGTGACGGCGGGGAACGCGCCGGGACTGAACGACGGGGCGGCCGCCCTGCTCCTGGCCAGCCGCGAGCGGGCGGAGGAGCTGGGAGTCCGGCCGCTGGCCACGGTGGTCAGCCAGGGACAGGTCTCCGCCGAGCCGCGCTACCTGCACACCGTCCCCTGGCTGGCCGCGAAGAAGGCGCTGGAGAAGGCGGGGGTCCGCCCGGAGGAAGTGGCGCTCTGGGAGATCAACGAGGCCTTCGCCGCCGTCACCCTGGTCAGCATGAAGCTGGGCGGCCTCGACCCGGAGCGGGTCAACGTCGACGGCGGCGCGGTCGCCCTCGGCCATCCCGTCGGCGCCAGCGGCGCCCGCATCCTCCTCCATCTGGTCTACGAGCTCCGGCGCCGGGGCGGCGGCTATGGCGTCGCCGCCATCTGCTCGGGCGGGGGCCAGGGGGAGGCGACGCTGGTCCGGGTCGAGCCCTGA
- a CDS encoding DUF1028 domain-containing protein, with protein sequence MTFSIVAHDPASGSWGVAVQSRFLAVGALVPWARAGVGAIATQAWCNTSYGPRGLELLRQGRSAREVVEELTASDEGRSQRQLAVVDARGEAYAWTGAACPDWAGHRTGPGFSCQGNILAGPRVVEAMAEAFAGAGGELADRLLAALRAGQAAGGDRRGQQSAALLVVRERGGYGGFDDRALDLRVDDHPRPIEELARLLDLHRLYFGRSREVLPIEGETARRLLAVLEAAGMGARPGAGPAAGGGEAWSEAAERALRELYGIENFEERDPGPGRVDAEVLDFLVRKYAPAT encoded by the coding sequence ATGACCTTCTCCATCGTCGCCCACGACCCGGCCTCGGGCAGCTGGGGCGTGGCGGTCCAGAGCAGGTTCCTCGCCGTCGGCGCGCTGGTCCCCTGGGCCCGCGCCGGCGTCGGCGCCATCGCCACCCAGGCCTGGTGCAACACCAGCTACGGCCCGCGCGGCCTCGAGCTCCTCCGCCAGGGGCGCTCGGCGCGGGAGGTGGTGGAGGAGCTGACCGCCTCCGACGAGGGGCGGAGCCAGCGCCAGCTGGCGGTGGTCGACGCCCGGGGCGAGGCGTACGCCTGGACCGGCGCCGCCTGCCCCGACTGGGCGGGCCACCGGACCGGGCCGGGCTTCAGCTGCCAGGGGAACATCCTCGCCGGCCCGCGGGTGGTGGAGGCCATGGCGGAGGCCTTTGCCGGCGCCGGGGGCGAGCTGGCCGACCGGCTCCTGGCGGCGCTCCGCGCCGGCCAGGCGGCGGGCGGCGACCGGCGCGGGCAGCAGTCGGCGGCGCTGCTGGTGGTCCGCGAGCGGGGCGGCTACGGCGGCTTCGACGACCGCGCCCTGGACCTCCGGGTCGACGATCATCCCCGGCCGATCGAGGAGCTGGCGCGCCTCCTCGACCTGCACCGGCTCTACTTCGGCCGGAGCCGCGAGGTCCTTCCCATCGAGGGCGAGACGGCGCGCCGGCTGCTGGCGGTGCTGGAGGCGGCGGGGATGGGCGCCCGGCCGGGGGCCGGCCCCGCGGCCGGGGGCGGGGAGGCCTGGAGCGAGGCGGCCGAGCGGGCGCTCCGGGAGCTCTACGGCATCGAGAACTTCGAGGAGCGGGATCCGGGTCCGGGGAGGGTCGACGCCGAGGTGCTCGACTTCCTGGTGAGGAAGTACGCCCCGGCGACGTGA
- a CDS encoding GNAT family N-acetyltransferase, which translates to MTRDASTPRFRAARPEDRAAILALPTRFEGDYVPYFLDEWLAERPVRLWVAEVEGRVAGFAHLTWTAPGEAWLHAMRIGVAHEGRGLGTAFTRWQLEQARAAGARVVRLITEEANAAVHRIMERLGVPLLARWRIADRMPVDALLAALGPGPEEARPVPPGDARELAADRLAGARPAGGRPALVAVAGSPWELRSLDAGVLAEAASRRQLFLAGEGAGRAVALLGEGEEAAPPAGGVRPAREPFLRWLAGGEAGRRRLLRALLRGFRAQGVERWSVSLPEEERTGWLEELLPAWQPYAPHDQARWIRLRVYGCERREASA; encoded by the coding sequence ATGACCCGCGACGCTTCGACGCCCCGCTTCCGCGCGGCGCGCCCGGAGGATCGTGCCGCCATCCTGGCCCTGCCGACCCGCTTCGAGGGGGACTACGTTCCGTACTTCCTGGACGAGTGGCTGGCCGAGCGGCCGGTCCGCCTCTGGGTGGCGGAGGTGGAGGGCCGGGTGGCCGGCTTCGCCCATCTCACGTGGACCGCGCCCGGGGAGGCCTGGCTCCACGCCATGCGCATCGGCGTCGCCCACGAGGGGCGCGGCCTGGGGACCGCCTTCACCCGCTGGCAGCTGGAGCAGGCCAGGGCCGCCGGTGCCCGGGTGGTCCGGCTGATCACCGAAGAGGCGAACGCCGCCGTCCACCGCATCATGGAGCGGCTGGGCGTGCCGCTCCTGGCCCGCTGGCGGATCGCCGACCGGATGCCCGTCGACGCGCTCCTGGCCGCGCTGGGCCCGGGGCCCGAGGAAGCCCGGCCGGTCCCGCCGGGCGATGCGCGGGAGCTCGCCGCGGACCGGCTCGCCGGGGCGCGGCCGGCGGGCGGCCGCCCAGCCCTCGTGGCCGTGGCGGGCTCGCCCTGGGAGCTCCGCTCCCTCGACGCGGGCGTGCTCGCCGAGGCGGCGTCGAGGCGACAGCTCTTCCTGGCCGGCGAGGGCGCCGGGCGGGCGGTGGCGCTCCTCGGCGAGGGCGAAGAGGCGGCGCCTCCCGCGGGCGGGGTGCGCCCCGCGCGGGAGCCCTTCCTGCGCTGGCTGGCCGGCGGGGAGGCAGGCCGGCGCCGTCTCCTCCGCGCCCTTCTGCGCGGCTTCCGCGCGCAGGGCGTGGAGCGGTGGTCGGTGAGCCTGCCGGAGGAGGAGCGGACCGGCTGGCTCGAGGAGCTGCTGCCGGCTTGGCAGCCGTACGCTCCGCACGACCAGGCCCGCTGGATCCGGCTGCGGGTCTACGGCTGTGAACGACGGGAGGCGAGCGCATGA
- the guaB gene encoding IMP dehydrogenase: MTDRLLGTALTFDDVLLVPQESHVLPRQADTRTRLTRELHLNIPLISAAMDTVTESRLAIAIAREGGIGVIHKNMPAERQAAEVDKVKRSEFGVITDPFFLSPDHLVEDAVTLMERYHISGVPVVEEGSGRLVGILTNRDIRFETNYRRPIREVMTSEGLVTAPVGTTLEEAKEILAAHRIEKLPLVDADFHLRGLITIKDIEKARRYPSAAKDAKGRLLVAAAVGTGAGDVERAEALVRAGADALVVDSAHGHSEGVIRFTRQLKQHFPDVQVIAGNVATAEGARALIEAGADAVKVGIGPGSICTTRVVAGVGVPQLTAILECAAEASRYDVPVIADGGIKYSGDIVKAIAAGAHTVMIGSLFAGTEESPGETEIYQGRAYKVYRGMGSLGAMRQGSSDRYFQEGNGKLVPEGVEGRVPYRGSLSDMVYQLVGGLRSGMGYVGAPDIETLRTRTRFIRITNAGLRESHPHDVQITKEPPNYTVERER; the protein is encoded by the coding sequence GTGACAGACCGTCTGCTGGGGACGGCGCTCACGTTCGACGACGTGCTGCTCGTCCCGCAGGAGTCGCACGTCCTTCCCCGCCAGGCCGACACCCGCACCCGCCTCACCCGCGAGCTCCACCTCAACATCCCCCTGATCAGCGCCGCCATGGACACGGTCACCGAGAGCCGTCTCGCCATCGCCATCGCCCGCGAGGGCGGGATCGGCGTCATCCACAAGAACATGCCCGCGGAGCGCCAGGCGGCCGAGGTGGACAAGGTGAAGCGGAGCGAGTTCGGCGTCATCACCGACCCGTTCTTCCTCTCGCCCGACCACCTGGTGGAGGACGCGGTGACGCTGATGGAGCGCTACCACATCTCCGGCGTCCCCGTGGTCGAGGAGGGCAGCGGCCGCCTGGTCGGCATCCTGACCAACCGCGACATCCGCTTCGAGACCAACTACCGGCGCCCGATCCGCGAGGTGATGACCTCCGAGGGACTGGTCACCGCCCCCGTCGGCACCACGCTGGAGGAAGCCAAGGAGATCCTGGCCGCCCACCGCATCGAGAAGCTGCCCCTGGTCGACGCCGACTTCCACCTGCGCGGGCTGATCACCATCAAGGACATCGAGAAGGCGCGCCGCTACCCCTCCGCCGCCAAGGACGCCAAGGGCCGCCTGCTGGTGGCGGCGGCGGTGGGCACGGGGGCCGGCGACGTGGAGCGGGCCGAGGCGCTGGTCCGGGCCGGCGCCGACGCGCTGGTCGTCGACTCCGCCCACGGCCACTCCGAGGGCGTGATCCGCTTCACGCGCCAGCTGAAGCAGCACTTCCCCGACGTCCAGGTGATCGCCGGCAACGTGGCCACCGCCGAGGGCGCGCGGGCGCTGATCGAGGCGGGCGCCGACGCGGTCAAGGTGGGGATCGGCCCGGGCTCCATCTGCACCACCCGCGTCGTCGCCGGCGTGGGCGTCCCGCAGCTGACCGCCATCCTGGAGTGCGCCGCCGAGGCCTCCCGCTACGATGTGCCGGTGATCGCCGACGGCGGGATCAAGTACTCGGGCGACATCGTCAAGGCCATCGCCGCCGGCGCCCACACGGTGATGATCGGCAGCCTCTTCGCCGGCACCGAGGAGAGCCCCGGCGAGACCGAGATCTACCAGGGCCGCGCCTACAAGGTCTACCGGGGCATGGGCTCGCTCGGCGCCATGCGCCAGGGCTCCAGCGACCGCTACTTCCAGGAGGGCAACGGCAAGCTGGTCCCCGAGGGGGTGGAGGGGCGCGTCCCCTACCGGGGCTCGCTCTCGGACATGGTCTACCAGCTGGTGGGCGGGCTCCGCTCGGGCATGGGCTACGTGGGCGCGCCGGACATCGAGACGCTGCGGACGCGGACCCGCTTCATCCGCATCACCAACGCCGGGCTGCGCGAGTCCCACCCGCACGACGTCCAGATCACCAAGGAGCCGCCCAACTACACGGTCGAGCGGGAGCGGTAG